Proteins encoded together in one Astatotilapia calliptera chromosome 7, fAstCal1.2, whole genome shotgun sequence window:
- the LOC113027106 gene encoding thromboxane-A synthase-like isoform X1 codes for MQGAGDFLNVFNTETSKISVTLFLIFLGLLYWYSVRPFSVLSRCGIKHPKPVPFFGNLFMFQQGFFKPLNDLVKTYGKVCGYYLGRTPVIVVADPDMLRQLLVKDFSNFPNRNKFVFAKKPVSDCLLQLRNEQWKRVRSVLTPSFSAAKMKEMVPLINTAIDTLMKNLHVYAESGEAFDIHRYFGYFTMDVIASVAFATQVDSQNNPDDPLVQHAQMAFTNDFFKSVLLLFFAFPSIMAPLSRFIPNKRRDKMSHFFINSIHKIIKQREEQPPEQRRRDFLQLMLDARTTEECVSLERFDTSNDTDEISDNNQQTQSSGKVQENDLPHSQEPSVRRPQKKMMTEDEIVGQAFIFLLAGYETSSSTLAFTCYLLALHPECQLKVQKEVDDFYTRHDSPDYTNVQELKYLDMVICEALRLYPPGFRFAREIDHDCVVNGQQLPKGAKLEIPAGFLHYDPEHWPEPEKFIPERFTPEAKASRHPFVYLPFGAGPRNCVGMKLAQLEIKLALMHLFHNFNITACSKTEVPLELKSLSTLGPKNGVCVKISRRSK; via the exons ATGCAGGGTGCAGGTGACTTTCTAAATGTATTCAACACTGAGACCAGCAAAATATCTGTGACACTCTTCCTCATTTTTCTTGGTCTCCTCTACTG GTATTCAGTCCGTCCCTTCTCAGTCCTCTCACGATGTGGCATCAAACATCCGAAGCCAGTGCCTTTCTTTGGGAACTTATTCATGTTTCAGCAG ggttttttcaaACCTCTGAATGATCTTGTCAAAACATATGGTAAAGTATGTGG GTATTATTTGGGCCGGACACCAGTGATAGTGGTAGCAGACCCTGATATGCTCAGACAATTGCTGGTGAAGGACTTCAGCAACTTCCCTAACAGGAAT AAATTTGTGTTTGCCAAAAAGCCTGTATCTGATTGCCTTCTCCAGTTAAGGAATGAACAGTGGAAACGAGTACGGAGTGTCCTGACCCCATCTTTCAGTGCTGCCAAGATGAAAGAA ATGGTTCCGCTCATCAACACAGCCATTGATACCCTGATGAAGAATTTGCATGTCTACGCTGAGTCAGGAGAGGCCTTTGATATCCACAg ATACTTTGGCTACTTTACCATGGATGTTATTGCCAGTGTGGCATTTGCAACTCAGGTGGACTCGCAGAATAACCCAGATGACCCACTTGTCCAACACGCTCAGATGGCCTTCACCAATGATTTCTTCAAGTCTGTCTTGTTACTTTTCT TTGCTTTTCCCTCCATCATGGCTCCTCTGTCGAGGTTCATACCCAACAAAAGACGAGACAAGATGAGTCATTTCTTCATTAACAGCATTCACAAAATCATCaagcagagagaggagcagCCTCCTGAGCAG AGACGTAGAGACTTCCTTCAGCTGATGTTAGATGCTCGAACCACCGAAGAGTGTGTGTCATTGGAGCGCTTTGACACTTCAAATGACACCGATGAGATCAGTGACAACAACCAGCAGACCCAGTCTTCAGGCAAAGTTCAGGAAAATGACCTTCCTCATTCACAGGAGCCGTCTGTCAGGCGTCCACAGAAAAAGATGATGACTGAGGATGAGATTGTTGGTCAGGCTTTCATCTTCCTCCTGGCAGGCTATGAAACCAGTAGCAGCACTCTGGCGTTCACCTGCTACCTCTTGGCCCTCCACCCTGAATGTCAACTCAAAGTACAGAAAGAGGTGGATGATTTCTACACTAGACAT GACTCACCTGATTACACAAATGTGCAGGAGCTGAAGTATTTGGACATGGTTATATGTGAAGCATTACGCCTCTACCCTCCTGGATTCAG GTTTGCACGAGAAATAGATCATGACTGTGTGGTGAATGGTCAGCAACTTCCTAAAGGAGCAAAACTGGAGATCCCTGCAGGCTTCCTCCATTATGACCCAGAACACTGGCCCGAGCCTGAGAAGTTCATTCCTGAGAG GTTTACACCAGAGGCCAAGGCCAGTCGACATCCATTCGTATACCTACCATTTGGGGCTGGCCCCCGTAACTGTGTGGGAATGAAGCTCGCCCAGCTTGAAATCAAACTGGCTTTAATGCATCTGTTCCACAACTTCAACATCACTGCTTGCTCTAAGACTGAG GTTCCTCTTGAGTTGAAGTCGTTAAGCACTCTTGGTCCTAAAAATGGTGTTTGTGTGAAAATTTCCAGAAGGAGCAAGTGA
- the LOC113027106 gene encoding thromboxane-A synthase-like isoform X2, protein MQGAVRPFSVLSRCGIKHPKPVPFFGNLFMFQQGFFKPLNDLVKTYGKVCGYYLGRTPVIVVADPDMLRQLLVKDFSNFPNRNKFVFAKKPVSDCLLQLRNEQWKRVRSVLTPSFSAAKMKEMVPLINTAIDTLMKNLHVYAESGEAFDIHRYFGYFTMDVIASVAFATQVDSQNNPDDPLVQHAQMAFTNDFFKSVLLLFFAFPSIMAPLSRFIPNKRRDKMSHFFINSIHKIIKQREEQPPEQRRRDFLQLMLDARTTEECVSLERFDTSNDTDEISDNNQQTQSSGKVQENDLPHSQEPSVRRPQKKMMTEDEIVGQAFIFLLAGYETSSSTLAFTCYLLALHPECQLKVQKEVDDFYTRHDSPDYTNVQELKYLDMVICEALRLYPPGFRFAREIDHDCVVNGQQLPKGAKLEIPAGFLHYDPEHWPEPEKFIPERFTPEAKASRHPFVYLPFGAGPRNCVGMKLAQLEIKLALMHLFHNFNITACSKTEVPLELKSLSTLGPKNGVCVKISRRSK, encoded by the exons ATGCAGGGTGCAG TCCGTCCCTTCTCAGTCCTCTCACGATGTGGCATCAAACATCCGAAGCCAGTGCCTTTCTTTGGGAACTTATTCATGTTTCAGCAG ggttttttcaaACCTCTGAATGATCTTGTCAAAACATATGGTAAAGTATGTGG GTATTATTTGGGCCGGACACCAGTGATAGTGGTAGCAGACCCTGATATGCTCAGACAATTGCTGGTGAAGGACTTCAGCAACTTCCCTAACAGGAAT AAATTTGTGTTTGCCAAAAAGCCTGTATCTGATTGCCTTCTCCAGTTAAGGAATGAACAGTGGAAACGAGTACGGAGTGTCCTGACCCCATCTTTCAGTGCTGCCAAGATGAAAGAA ATGGTTCCGCTCATCAACACAGCCATTGATACCCTGATGAAGAATTTGCATGTCTACGCTGAGTCAGGAGAGGCCTTTGATATCCACAg ATACTTTGGCTACTTTACCATGGATGTTATTGCCAGTGTGGCATTTGCAACTCAGGTGGACTCGCAGAATAACCCAGATGACCCACTTGTCCAACACGCTCAGATGGCCTTCACCAATGATTTCTTCAAGTCTGTCTTGTTACTTTTCT TTGCTTTTCCCTCCATCATGGCTCCTCTGTCGAGGTTCATACCCAACAAAAGACGAGACAAGATGAGTCATTTCTTCATTAACAGCATTCACAAAATCATCaagcagagagaggagcagCCTCCTGAGCAG AGACGTAGAGACTTCCTTCAGCTGATGTTAGATGCTCGAACCACCGAAGAGTGTGTGTCATTGGAGCGCTTTGACACTTCAAATGACACCGATGAGATCAGTGACAACAACCAGCAGACCCAGTCTTCAGGCAAAGTTCAGGAAAATGACCTTCCTCATTCACAGGAGCCGTCTGTCAGGCGTCCACAGAAAAAGATGATGACTGAGGATGAGATTGTTGGTCAGGCTTTCATCTTCCTCCTGGCAGGCTATGAAACCAGTAGCAGCACTCTGGCGTTCACCTGCTACCTCTTGGCCCTCCACCCTGAATGTCAACTCAAAGTACAGAAAGAGGTGGATGATTTCTACACTAGACAT GACTCACCTGATTACACAAATGTGCAGGAGCTGAAGTATTTGGACATGGTTATATGTGAAGCATTACGCCTCTACCCTCCTGGATTCAG GTTTGCACGAGAAATAGATCATGACTGTGTGGTGAATGGTCAGCAACTTCCTAAAGGAGCAAAACTGGAGATCCCTGCAGGCTTCCTCCATTATGACCCAGAACACTGGCCCGAGCCTGAGAAGTTCATTCCTGAGAG GTTTACACCAGAGGCCAAGGCCAGTCGACATCCATTCGTATACCTACCATTTGGGGCTGGCCCCCGTAACTGTGTGGGAATGAAGCTCGCCCAGCTTGAAATCAAACTGGCTTTAATGCATCTGTTCCACAACTTCAACATCACTGCTTGCTCTAAGACTGAG GTTCCTCTTGAGTTGAAGTCGTTAAGCACTCTTGGTCCTAAAAATGGTGTTTGTGTGAAAATTTCCAGAAGGAGCAAGTGA
- the LOC113027105 gene encoding thromboxane-A synthase-like: MQAAGDFLNVFNTEASKISVTLFLIFLGLLYWYSVRPFSVLSRCGIKHPKPVPFFGNLFMFQQGFFKPLNDLIKTYGKVCGYYLGRRPVVVVADPDMLRQVLVKDFSSFPNRRRFVFAKKPISDCLLQLKNERWKRVRSVLTPSFSAAKMKEMVPLIKTATDALMKNLNVHAESGEAFDIHRYFGYFTMDVIASVAFATQVDSQNNPDDPFVQHAQIAFTNNFFRPILLLFFAFPSIMAPLSRFIPSKRQDKMNNFFINSIHKIIKQREEQPPEQRRRDFLQLILDARATEECVSLEHFDTSNDAHETDVRNQQTQSSGTVQENGSQQEQSVRRPQKKMMTEDEIVGQAVIFLLAGYETSSNTLAFTCYLLALHPECQLRVQKEVDDFYTRHDSPDYTNVQELKYLDMVICEALRLYPPGFRFAREIEHDCVVNGQQLPKGAILDIPAGFLHYDPEHWPEPEKFIPERFTPEAKAARHPFVYLPFGAGPRNCVGMRLAQLEIKMALMHLFHNFSIKACSDTKVPLELKSSSTLGPKNGVFVKITRREQGAHLSSAD, translated from the exons ATGCAGGCTGCAGGTGACTTTCTAAATGTATTCAACACTGAGGCCAGCAAGATATCTGTGACACTCTTCCTCATTTTTCTTGGTCTCCTCTACTG GTATTCAGTCCGTCCCTTCTCAGTCCTCTCACGATGTGGCATCAAACATCCAAAGCCAGTGCCTTTCTTTGGCAACTTATTCATGTTTCAGCAG ggttttttcaaACCTCTGAATGATCTTATCAAAACATATGGTAAAGTATGTGG GTATTATTTGGGCCGCAGACCAGTGGTAGTGGTAGCAGACCCTGATATGCTCAGACAAGTGCTGGTGAAGGACTTCAGCAGCTTCCCTAATAGAAGG AGATTTGTGTTTGCCAAAAAGCCTATATCCGATTGCTTGCTCCAGTTAAAGAATGAACGCTGGAAACGAGTGCGGAGCGTCCTGACCCCATCTTTCAGTGCTGCCAAGATGAAAGAA ATGGTTCCGCTCATCAAAACAGCCACTGATGCCCTGATGAAGAATCTGAATGTCCACGCTGAGTCAGGAGAGGCCTTTGACATCCATAG ATACTTTGGCTACTTTACCATGGATGTTATTGCCAGTGTGGCATTTGCAACTCAGGTGGACTCGCAGAACAACCCAGATGACCCGTTTGTCCAACACGCTCAGATTGCCTTCACCAATAATTTCTTCAGGCctattttgttacttttct TTGCTTTTCCCTCCATCATGGCTCCTCTGTCGAGGTTCATACCCAGCAAAAGACAAGACAAGATGAATAATTTCTTCATTAACAGCATTCACAAAATCATCaaacagagagaggagcagCCTCCTGAGCAG AGGCGTAGAGACTTCCTTCAGCTGATATTAGATGCTCGAGCCACTGAAGAGTGTGTGTCATTGGAGCACTTTGACACATCAAACGATGCTCATGAGACTGATGTCAGGAACCAGCAGACCCAGTCTTCAGGCACAGTTCAAGAAAACGGGAGCCAGCAGGAGCAGTCTGTCAGGCGTCCACAGAAAAAGATGATGACTGAGGATGAGATTGTTGGTCAGGCAGTAATCTTCCTCCTGGCAGGCTATGAAACCAGTAGCAACACTCTGGCATTCACCTGCTACCTCTTGGCCCTCCACCCTGAATGTCAACTCAGAGTACAGAAAGAGGTGGATGATTTCTACACTAGACAT GACTCACCTGATTACACAAATGTGCAGGAGCTGAAGTATTTGGACATGGTTATATGTGAAGCATTACGCCTCTACCCTCCTGGATTCAG GTTTGCACGAGAAATAGAACATGACTGTGTGGTGAATGGTCAGCAACTTCCTAAAGGAGCAATACTGGATATCCCTGCAGGCTTCCTCCATTATGACCCAGAACACTGGCCCGAGCCTGAGAAGTTCATTCCTGAGAG GTTTACACCAGAGGCCAAGGCCGCTCGACATCCATTCGTATACCTACCATTTGGAGCTGGCCCTCGTAACTGTGTGGGAATGAGACTCGCCCAGCTTGAAATCAAAATGGCTTTAATGCATCTGTTCCACAACTTCAGCATAAAAGCCTGTTCTGATACTAAG GTCCCTCTTGAGTTGAAGTCATCCAGCACTCTTGGACCCAAAAATGGTGTTTTTGTGAAAATCACAAGAAGAGAACAAGGAGCTCATCTGTCATCAGCTGATTAA